Proteins encoded together in one Mycobacterium noviomagense window:
- a CDS encoding SDR family NAD(P)-dependent oxidoreductase, translating into MSRYFDLSGRAAMVTGAAGGIGSAVAKALADAGAAVLVTDVDKDAAAAVAESILASGGRAESAALDVSDRESADAAAAQAADLADGKLHILVNNAGVTQPAMFEKTTQESFRLLFDIHVMGTFNCTQAALPYIPTDGTGRVINVTSAAGITGTLGQVNYSAAKAGIIGITKSCAREFATKNILVNALAPLAATPMTETIRTNEKFAANMMNRIPLKRWAEPEEIAGAFVFLASDAASYITGQVLPVDGGMVM; encoded by the coding sequence ATGAGCCGGTATTTCGACTTGTCCGGCCGCGCGGCGATGGTTACCGGCGCCGCGGGCGGCATCGGCTCCGCCGTCGCGAAGGCCCTGGCCGACGCAGGCGCGGCGGTGCTGGTCACCGATGTCGACAAGGACGCGGCAGCGGCTGTGGCAGAAAGCATTTTAGCGTCAGGCGGACGAGCCGAGTCGGCTGCGCTGGATGTCTCGGATCGAGAGTCGGCCGATGCCGCGGCCGCACAGGCGGCCGATCTCGCCGATGGCAAGCTGCACATCCTGGTGAACAACGCAGGTGTGACACAGCCGGCGATGTTCGAAAAGACCACCCAGGAATCGTTCCGCTTGCTGTTCGACATCCATGTGATGGGCACGTTCAACTGCACGCAGGCCGCGCTGCCGTACATTCCCACCGACGGGACCGGGCGCGTCATCAACGTGACGTCGGCGGCGGGAATCACCGGAACCCTCGGTCAGGTCAACTACTCTGCGGCCAAGGCAGGCATCATCGGCATCACGAAATCGTGTGCCCGTGAGTTCGCGACCAAGAACATCCTCGTCAACGCGCTGGCGCCGCTGGCCGCCACGCCGATGACGGAAACTATCCGCACCAACGAGAAGTTCGCGGCCAACATGATGAACCGCATACCGCTCAAGCGCTGGGCCGAGCCGGAGGAGATCGCCGGAGCGTTCGTCTTTCTCGCTTCTGATGCTGCGTCGTACATCACCGGGCAGGTGCTGCCGGTGGATGGCGGCATGGTGATGTGA
- a CDS encoding acyl-CoA dehydrogenase family protein: MNFELTEDQELIRRSVAELAQKFDDHYWMEKDQAHEFPTEFYRAIADGGWLGMTIPVEYGGHGLGITEATLLAEEVAKSGGGMNAASAIHLSIFGMQPVVVHGSDELKARTLPRIVTGDLHVCFGVTEPGAGLDTSRITTFAKRQGDHYVVNGRKVWISKALESEKILLLTRNQSYDEVTKKTDGMTLFLTDLDRARVDIRPIPKMGRNAVSSNELFIDNLEVPVEDRIGEEGKGFQYILHGLNPERMLIAAEALGIGRVALDKAVKYATDREVFGRPIGMNQGIQFPLADSLARLDAAELMLRKATWLYDNGKPCGREANTAKYLCADAGFTAADRALQTHGGMGYAEEYNVSRYFREARLMKIAPVSQEMILNYLGSHTLKLPRSY; the protein is encoded by the coding sequence ATGAACTTCGAGCTGACCGAAGACCAGGAACTGATCCGACGGTCGGTGGCGGAGCTAGCGCAGAAGTTCGACGACCACTATTGGATGGAAAAAGATCAGGCGCATGAGTTTCCGACCGAGTTCTACCGCGCGATCGCCGATGGCGGCTGGCTCGGCATGACGATTCCCGTCGAATACGGCGGCCACGGTCTCGGGATCACCGAAGCCACCCTGCTCGCCGAGGAGGTCGCCAAGTCCGGCGGTGGCATGAACGCTGCCAGCGCGATTCACCTGTCGATTTTCGGCATGCAGCCGGTTGTGGTGCACGGCTCCGACGAGCTCAAGGCGCGCACCCTGCCTCGTATCGTGACCGGAGATCTGCACGTCTGCTTCGGTGTCACGGAACCCGGTGCAGGACTGGACACTTCCCGAATCACCACATTCGCCAAACGCCAAGGTGATCATTACGTTGTCAACGGGCGAAAAGTGTGGATCTCCAAAGCGCTGGAGTCAGAGAAGATCCTGCTGCTCACCCGCAACCAGAGCTACGACGAGGTGACCAAGAAGACTGACGGGATGACGCTGTTCTTGACCGACCTCGACCGTGCCCGCGTCGACATCCGGCCGATTCCGAAAATGGGCCGCAACGCTGTCTCTTCCAACGAGTTGTTCATCGACAACCTCGAAGTACCGGTCGAAGACCGGATCGGCGAGGAGGGCAAAGGATTTCAGTACATCCTTCACGGGTTGAACCCAGAACGGATGCTCATCGCCGCTGAAGCACTCGGCATCGGACGGGTCGCGCTGGACAAAGCGGTCAAGTACGCGACCGACCGTGAGGTCTTCGGCCGTCCGATCGGCATGAACCAGGGCATCCAGTTCCCGCTGGCCGACTCGCTGGCCCGGCTGGATGCGGCCGAACTGATGTTGCGTAAGGCCACCTGGCTCTACGACAACGGCAAGCCTTGCGGCCGGGAAGCCAATACCGCCAAATACCTTTGCGCCGACGCGGGATTCACCGCTGCGGACCGCGCCTTGCAAACCCACGGCGGCATGGGCTATGCCGAGGAATACAACGTGTCCCGCTACTTCCGTGAGGCCCGACTGATGAAGATCGCGCCGGTCAGTCAAGAGATGATCCTGAACTACCTGGGGTCGCACACCCTCAAACTGCCGAGGAGTTATTGA
- a CDS encoding amidohydrolase family protein has translation MNKDDMILISVDDHTVEPPDMFKNHLPNKYLDDAPRLVHNPDGSDTWQFRDTVIPNVALNAVAGRPKEEYGIEPTGLDEIRPGCYNVDERVKDMNAGGILASICFPSFPGFAGRLFATEDPEFSVALVQAYNDWHIEEWCGAYPARFIPMALPVIWDAEACAQEVRRVSKKGVHALTFTENPAAMGYPSFHDPYWNPLWKALCDTNTVMNVHIGSSGRLAITAPDAPMDVMITLQPMNIVQAAADLLWSRPIKEYPDLKIALSEGGTGWIPYFLERVDRTFEMHSTWTHQNFGGKLPSEVFREHFLTCFISDPVGVKLRDMIGIDNIAWEADYPHSDSMWPGAPEELWDVLSENNVPDSEIHKITHENAMRWYSFDPFTHISREQATVGALRKAAEGHDVSIRALSHHKDRAGSSFADFAANAKALTGNKD, from the coding sequence ATGAACAAAGACGACATGATCCTGATCAGCGTCGATGATCACACGGTCGAGCCGCCGGACATGTTCAAGAACCATCTGCCGAATAAGTACCTCGACGACGCGCCCCGGCTGGTGCACAACCCGGACGGTTCGGACACCTGGCAGTTCCGCGACACGGTGATACCCAACGTGGCGCTCAACGCGGTGGCCGGCCGGCCGAAGGAGGAGTACGGCATCGAGCCAACCGGGCTGGACGAGATTCGGCCGGGTTGTTACAACGTCGACGAGCGGGTCAAGGACATGAACGCCGGTGGCATCCTGGCGTCAATCTGCTTCCCGTCCTTCCCGGGTTTCGCCGGGCGGCTGTTCGCCACCGAGGACCCGGAGTTCTCGGTGGCGCTGGTGCAGGCCTACAACGACTGGCACATCGAAGAATGGTGCGGGGCCTACCCCGCCCGGTTCATCCCAATGGCGCTACCGGTGATCTGGGATGCGGAGGCGTGCGCCCAGGAGGTGCGGCGCGTCTCCAAGAAAGGGGTGCACGCGCTGACCTTCACAGAAAACCCGGCGGCGATGGGTTACCCGAGCTTCCACGACCCGTACTGGAACCCGCTGTGGAAGGCGCTGTGCGACACCAACACCGTGATGAACGTGCACATCGGGTCATCAGGCAGGTTGGCCATCACGGCACCCGATGCGCCGATGGACGTGATGATCACACTGCAGCCGATGAACATCGTGCAGGCCGCCGCGGATCTGCTGTGGTCCAGGCCGATCAAGGAATACCCGGATTTGAAGATCGCGCTGTCGGAGGGCGGCACCGGCTGGATCCCGTACTTCCTCGAGCGAGTGGACCGCACGTTCGAGATGCATTCGACATGGACCCATCAGAACTTCGGCGGCAAGCTGCCCTCCGAGGTTTTCCGCGAACACTTCCTGACCTGTTTCATCAGCGACCCGGTGGGCGTCAAGCTGCGCGACATGATCGGCATCGACAACATCGCCTGGGAGGCCGACTACCCGCACAGCGACTCGATGTGGCCGGGGGCGCCGGAAGAACTCTGGGATGTGTTGTCGGAGAACAACGTTCCTGACAGCGAGATCCACAAGATCACCCACGAGAACGCAATGCGCTGGTACTCCTTCGACCCGTTCACCCACATCTCCCGTGAGCAGGCGACGGTCGGCGCGCTGCGCAAGGCCGCCGAGGGGCACGATGTGTCGATCCGAGCGCTGTCCCACCACAAAGACCGGGCGGGCTCGTCGTTCGCGGATTTCGCAGCCAACGCGAAAGCGTTGACCGGCAACAAGGACTGA
- a CDS encoding carboxymuconolactone decarboxylase family protein: MRVEPLPADQWDEAVQRSLAEMLPEDRRNPRDAGNLLATLARHPELARAFLRFGGYLLTRSTLPPRLREQVILRVGHRRGCAYEWEHHVTLGKRVGLSDADIAAAQSGEAVDEFDRTLLRAVDELDEKSNLSDATWAALGERLDERQLMDLIFTIGGYTALAMALNTFGVEVERER, from the coding sequence ATGCGCGTGGAACCGCTGCCGGCGGATCAGTGGGACGAGGCCGTGCAGCGATCGCTCGCCGAGATGCTCCCAGAGGATCGCCGGAATCCGCGCGATGCCGGCAACCTCCTGGCCACGCTGGCGCGCCATCCGGAGTTGGCGCGCGCGTTTCTTCGATTCGGCGGGTATCTGCTGACCAGATCGACGCTGCCGCCGCGGCTGCGAGAGCAGGTCATCCTGCGGGTCGGGCACCGGCGCGGTTGTGCTTACGAGTGGGAACACCATGTCACGCTCGGCAAGCGGGTGGGGCTCTCCGACGCCGACATCGCCGCCGCGCAATCGGGCGAGGCGGTCGACGAATTCGACCGCACCCTGCTGCGCGCCGTCGACGAGCTCGACGAGAAGTCCAACCTGTCGGATGCGACCTGGGCCGCGCTCGGCGAGCGGCTCGACGAGCGGCAGCTAATGGACTTGATCTTTACCATCGGCGGCTACACCGCACTGGCGATGGCGCTGAACACTTTTGGCGTTGAAGTGGAACGAGAGAGGTAA
- a CDS encoding aromatic ring-hydroxylating oxygenase subunit alpha, which translates to MAHFPKPAAGSWTENYPELGTAPVDYTDSIDPDFFEAEREAIFKRTWLTVGRVERLPRTGSYFTKELPSAGPGMSVVVVKTKDGSIKAFHNVCRHRGNKLVWNDYPHEETAGTCRQFTCKYHAWRYNLDGELTFIQQEDEFFEVDKSQYGLVPVRCEVWEGFVFVNLDSNAQPLREYLGQLAKGIEGYPFHEMTEVYTYKAEVNSNWKLFIDAFAEFYHAPVLHQGQYTKEEAAKIIKHGFEALYYELASPHAMISTWGGQAPPPDLNMVKPMDRKLRSGLFGPWDKPEVIEKLEQLPPGVNPTGAPQWGIDSWHFFPNFMLLIWEPGWYLTYHYWPTAVDKHIFETSLYFVPPRNARERLAQELAAVTFKEYALQDANTLEATQTMIGTKVVREFPLCDQEILLRHLHKVTGDYVKEYRNNGSAR; encoded by the coding sequence GTGGCGCACTTCCCGAAACCGGCTGCGGGGAGCTGGACAGAGAACTATCCCGAACTTGGCACCGCACCCGTCGATTACACCGATTCGATCGACCCGGACTTCTTCGAAGCCGAGCGCGAGGCGATCTTCAAGCGGACATGGCTCACCGTCGGCCGCGTCGAGCGGCTCCCGCGCACCGGCAGCTACTTCACCAAGGAGTTGCCCTCGGCCGGCCCCGGGATGTCGGTGGTCGTGGTCAAGACCAAGGACGGGTCGATCAAGGCGTTCCACAACGTGTGCCGCCACCGCGGAAACAAGCTGGTATGGAACGACTATCCGCACGAGGAAACCGCGGGTACGTGCCGGCAGTTCACCTGCAAGTACCACGCGTGGCGCTACAACCTTGACGGCGAGCTGACGTTCATCCAGCAAGAGGACGAGTTCTTCGAGGTCGACAAAAGCCAGTACGGACTGGTCCCGGTACGTTGCGAGGTATGGGAGGGGTTCGTCTTCGTCAACCTCGACTCCAACGCGCAACCGCTGCGCGAATACCTCGGCCAATTGGCCAAGGGCATCGAAGGCTACCCGTTCCACGAGATGACCGAGGTCTACACGTACAAGGCCGAAGTCAACAGCAACTGGAAGCTGTTCATCGACGCGTTCGCCGAGTTCTACCACGCCCCGGTGCTGCACCAGGGCCAGTACACCAAAGAAGAAGCCGCCAAGATCATCAAGCACGGCTTCGAGGCGCTGTACTACGAACTGGCCAGCCCGCACGCGATGATCTCCACCTGGGGCGGCCAGGCCCCGCCCCCGGACTTGAACATGGTCAAGCCCATGGACCGGAAGTTGCGCAGCGGGTTGTTCGGTCCCTGGGATAAGCCCGAGGTCATCGAGAAGCTCGAGCAGCTGCCGCCCGGCGTCAATCCGACCGGCGCCCCGCAGTGGGGTATCGATTCATGGCACTTCTTCCCGAACTTCATGCTGCTGATCTGGGAGCCCGGCTGGTACCTGACCTACCACTACTGGCCCACCGCCGTCGACAAGCACATCTTCGAGACCAGTTTGTACTTCGTGCCGCCGCGGAACGCGCGCGAACGGTTGGCCCAGGAGCTGGCCGCGGTGACGTTCAAGGAGTACGCGCTTCAGGATGCCAATACGCTGGAGGCCACCCAGACCATGATCGGCACCAAAGTGGTCCGCGAATTTCCGCTCTGTGACCAAGAGATCCTGCTGCGCCACCTGCACAAGGTGACCGGAGACTACGTTAAGGAGTACCGCAACAATGGCTCTGCCCGCTGA